Proteins found in one Oncorhynchus mykiss isolate Arlee chromosome 17, USDA_OmykA_1.1, whole genome shotgun sequence genomic segment:
- the lyl1 gene encoding T-cell acute lymphocytic leukemia protein 1 homolog: MLGERDRTAEGVRGAVVGCLPTGTMMEKLNPTSASPHSDPLSESEQLSPQQTPSPASLDASSPPPDNEAGSPGDRFVPPSPPASPPPPPESPTKLLDHPAATNIAPEPPVSMETNNTKGGGFIRSSPKAPSSSPPPLLPAPVSTSTTPAILPPSSSSSSSSFSSIAPLPPHIPVISLGHSKPPHPLSLPSNTPLTTLHPIPNHPHHHDPYHHTHHHGAIRLTQLTSLSGTRPGAPPIPSQGPLLPHQYLPSHHFFSSSHLGPSGNYGIFSSRSIKRRSSSHYELDLSDAGPPQKLARRVFTNSRERWRQQNVNGAFSDLRRLIPTHPPDKKLSKNEILRLAMKYIDFLVTLLNDQSQDKARGSPEEETQDERAQAGLNNKDMHPLFQGDTPSSTMVYHDRGDSTDSSIIALATSPTSSCYSNTDSEENLGGGAKSSMVVPRGIPGKVKGQIRTAVTLANDQR, from the exons ATgctgggtgagagagacagaacagcgGAAGGGGTGAGGGGTGCAGTGGTGGGGTGCCTTCCCACAGGTACCATGATGGAGAAACTGAACCCCACCTCTGCCTCCCCCCACTCTGACCCCCTGTCGGAGTCTGAACAACTGAGCCCTCAGCAGACCCCCTCACCGGCTTCACTTGACGCTAGCAGCCCACCACCGGATAATGAAGCAGGGAGTCCGGGAGACAGGTTTGTCCCACCTagcccccctgcctcccctcctccacctccagaGTCCCCTACCAAGTTGCTTGACCACCCTGCCGCCACCAACATCGCACCTGAACCACCGGTCTCCATGGAAACAAACAACACCAAGGGAGGAGGTTTCATTCGCTCCTCTCCGAaagccccctcctcctctccgccTCCCCTCCTCCCAGCCCCAGTGTCTACATCCACTACCCCTGCCATCctccccccatcctcctcctcctcttcttcctccttttcctctattgcccccctccctccccacatccCTGTTATTAGTCTGGGACACAgtaaacccccccaccccctctccctccccagtaACACCCCTCTAACCACCCTGCACCCCATCCccaaccacccccaccaccatgacCCTTACCATCACACCCACCACCACGGGGCCATCCGCCTCACCCAGCTCACCTCTCTGTCAGGGACCAGACCAGGGGCCCCACCCATCCCCTCCCAGGGCCCCCTGCTGCCCCACCAGTACCTGCCATCACACCACTTCTTCAGCAG ttctcaTCTTGGTCCCTCTGGTAACTATGGAATCTTTTCCAGTAGAAGCATCAAGAGACGGTCCTCCTCACACTATGAGTTGGATCTCAGTGATG CGGGCCCTCCTCAGAAGCTGGCGAGGCGTGTGTTCACCAACAGCCGGGAGCGTTGGCGCCAGCAGAACGTCAACGGGGCCTTCTCAGACCTCCGCAGGCTAATCCCCACCCACCCTCCGGACAAGAAGCTCTCCAAGAATGAGATCCTCCGACTGGCCATGAAGTACATCGACTTCCTTGTCACCCTGCTCAACGACCAGTCCCAAGACAAAGCCAGGGGCTCGCCTGAGGAGGAGACCCAGGATGAGAGGGCCCAAGCGGGGCTGAACAACAAGGATATGCACCCACTTTTCCAGGGTGACACTCCCTCTTCAACTATGGTCTACCACGACAGAGGAGACTCCACAGACTCATCGATCATCGCCTTGGCAACCTCCCCGACCTCCAGTTGCTATAGCAACACAGACAGTGAGGAGAACCTGGGGGGCGGGGCTAAGAGCTCAATGGTGGTGCCGCGGGGCATTCCGggaaaggtcaaaggtcagattcgGACTGCGGTGACACTTGCCAACGACCAGCGGTGA